The DNA segment AACCGCATCACTGTTATTTAACGATTCCGACTTTACCTTGTTTAAATCTTTTGAAATAGTATCACGGTTCTGAGACACCGTTTTTTTCGCTGAAGTAACCTTACTATTAATATTCCGGTTCTTTTCCCCTTCTTTTTGAGATGCTGCTGATTTAACAGGCTTTGGATCCGGCACTGTTTCATGCTCAGGCTTAACTTTTCTGATTTCTTCCTTTTTAGAAACCTTTTTTACCGGCTTTTTATCTTTCCTGCTTATAGCCTCAATACTCTTATTTACTGATTTCTTTTTATCTTCATTTTTCTCAGCAGTGATGTCTGCTCCTTTTAACGTTTTTACAGAAGGAATATACTTATCGCCTGCATCATCAGCGCTGAATGTCTGCAATTTTTTACGAGCCATTTTTTCTTATCTCCGAATTATTTTGTTCTTTCCAGAAATTCCGTTGTAATATTTTGAAAATCTTCTGCTCCATGAGAATAAGGTGCATGCTCAAATATCGTTTTGTGCTGGCTTGGAGCTTCTTCTATAGCAATATTTTTTCTTATAATCGTCTTAAAAACAATATCTTCCCATTTCTCCCTCACAGCCCGCTCTATCATCTTTGCCATTTTCGTACGGCTATCGTACATATTGAGAATAATTCCCATAAGTTTAATTTTTGAAAATTGAGCGATTTCGTCAGCTTTGCCAAGAATCTGATGTGCTCCTGTAATTGAATAAAAGGACATTGATACAGGAATTAGAAGGAGGTCACAGAAATACAGGGCCATTGTATTAACCAGAGTAATTGTAGGTGATAGATCACAGAATACATAATCATATCCTGAAAGATCTTTCAATCTTTCCTTCAGCACAGCTTCTCTGAATGTTTTGCCGGAAAGTGCAATCTCTGCATCAGCAAGGCGCTGCTTTCCCGAATTAATCAAATCAAGGTTCTGCCTGACAGATACAACATCTACTTCCCCATCC comes from the bacterium genome and includes:
- a CDS encoding ParA family protein, with amino-acid sequence VLKRIAVATSKGGVGKTTLVTNLSAGLAAVGKKVLIIDCDAQGNLQNQFNVSTDHTLKDLLLDGEVDVVSVRQNLDLINSGKQRLADAEIALSGKTFREAVLKERLKDLSGYDYVFCDLSPTITLVNTMALYFCDLLLIPVSMSFYSITGAHQILGKADEIAQFSKIKLMGIILNMYDSRTKMAKMIERAVREKWEDIVFKTIIRKNIAIEEAPSQHKTIFEHAPYSHGAEDFQNITTEFLERTK